In one window of Temnothorax longispinosus isolate EJ_2023e chromosome 9, Tlon_JGU_v1, whole genome shotgun sequence DNA:
- the LOC139818808 gene encoding uncharacterized protein isoform X3: protein MGEKTEHIVMTPKCKTANSTTLIIERQALEPPTENGNENNVHVAGGDHKGIVINKQAVAVTNGEVHPAQLCLQFRVFLVSAQTGKHTQEQRTLQFWFVDTLAEVEQPSVAQEFFRELVTPQEFPRDYVGFIKKIMKLMQHKYPSIKKLEVELRHVEEPITLPSRPSTGHLLFTLPPSEKVMWRSVSTDETVMGQVRELTVEKVLELIESAYPNPVTVVDIAKEHGWEPSAVESKLKELQEKGLVKSMDHGAFTRVVHEDTQVQVVKQMPTMASAKQPTIAIITAQYCEKLAVDSLIENKETFVRYTTVGESNVYTLGNIGTHRIVCTKLPTVGHTREAMTAAGNTTTRLLGTFQKVDFVFLVGVGGGVPHYTDYNKHVRLGDVVISHPTPLNKQYTYVYCESAKMNESGNYHFETKEYCPPNLGLQEIAATLKKQAENEAFSPWQTYMKEGLQNLVNQSEHDFNAPPPESDKLYMAIGERDVIEVSHPIAPQDSINKRTDGCSRIHLAPVASGRQVARDDQLRQKFATRFGALAFDAEMDAVVESILGNCRENFVVIRGIADYKDGTRIKEWQPYAALAAASVMKTIICAMDPPTND, encoded by the exons ATGGGCGAGAAGACTG AGCACATCGTCATGACGCCAAAGTGCAAGACGGCAAACTCGACGACGTTGATAATCGAGAGACAGGCACTGGAACCCCCGACGGAGAACGGGAACGAGAACAACGTCCACGTCGCTGGGGGTGATCACAAGGGAATTGTCATCAACAAGCAAGCTGTGGCTG TGACAAATGGCGAGGTGCATCCTGCCCAACTGTGCCTGCAATTCAGAGTGTTCCTGGTGAGTGCGCAAACAGGGAAGCACACGCAGGAACAGAGGACTCTTCAATTCTGGTTCGTCGATACCCTCGCCGAGGTGGAACAGCCGAGCGTCGCGCAAGAATTTTTCAGAGAGCTTGTTACACCGCAGGAGTTTCCTCGAG ATTACGTgggatttattaaaaagataatgaaaTTGATGCAACATAAATATCccagtattaaaaaattggaagtGGAATTGAGGCACGTGGAAGAGCCGATCACCCTTCCAAGCAGGCCAT CTACTGGTCACTTACTATTCACACTTCCTCCCTCTGAGAAAGTTATGTGGAGATCAG TATCTACAGACGAAACCGTTATGGGTCAAGTGCGTGAGCTAACAGTAGAAAAAGTTCTGGAACTTATTGAGTCTGCCTATCCGAATCCAGTCACCGTGGTTGACATCGCGAA GGAACATGGATGGGAACCATCAGCTGTGGAGTCTAAATTAAAAGAACTTCAAGAGAAAGGGCTTGTTAAATCAATGGATCATGGGGCTTTCACACGTGTTGTCCATGAAGATACCCAAGTCCAA GTGGTGAAGCAGATGCCAACGATGGCAAGTGCGAAACAACCTACCATAGCTATCATTACAGCTCAATATTGTGAAAAACTTGCTGTGGATTCGTTGATCGAGAACAAGGAAACCTTCGTTCGCTACACCACTGTTG GCGAATCAAATGTATATACTTTGGGCAATATCGGTACGCATCGGATTGTGTGCACTAAATTGCCAACTGTGGGACACACCAGGGAAGCAATGACCGCAGCTGGCAATACCACTACTAGATTGTTAG GTACATTCCAAAAGGTGGATTTCGTCTTTCTCGTTGGAGTTGGTGGTGGTGTCCCTCATTATACAGATTACAATAAACACGTGCGATTGGGCGATGTTGTGATATCGCATCCGACGCCGCTCAATAAGCAATATACGTACGTTTATTGCGAAAGTGCCAAGATGAACGAAAGTGGGAACTATCATTTTGAGACCAAGGAGTATTGCCCGCCGAATCTCGGTCTTCAAGAAATTGCAGCGACTCTCAAGAAACAG GCTGAAAACGAAGCGTTTTCGCCGTGGCAGACGTACATGAAAGAAGGTCTACAGAATCTGGTCAATCAATCGGAACATGATTTTAATGCTCCACCACCAGAATCTGATAAACTGTACATGGCTATTGGAGAGAGGGATGTCATCGAGGTATCTCATCCAATCGCTCCTCAAGACTCCATAAATAAGAG aaCTGATGGATGCTCCCGAATTCATCTGGCGCCAGTAGCATCCGGCCGACAAGTCGCGCGAGACGATCAACTTAGACAAAAGTTTGCGACCCGATTCGGCGCGCTCGCATTCGACGCGGAAATGGATGCTGTCGTAGAGAGTATCTTGGGCAATTGCCGTGAGAATTTCGTTGTAATTCGCGGGATTGCCGATTACAAAGACGGTACCCGTATCAAAGAATGGCAGCCTTATGCGGCGCTGGCGGCAGCCAGCGTAATGAAAACTATAATCTGTGCTATGGATCCACCGACTAATGACTAG
- the LOC139818808 gene encoding uncharacterized protein isoform X1, with amino-acid sequence MGEKTEHIVMTPKCKTANSTTLIIERQALEPPTENGNENNVHVAGGDHKGIVINKQAVAVTNGEVHPAQLCLQFRVFLVSAQTGKHTQEQRTLQFWFVDTLAEVEQPSVAQEFFRELVTPQEFPRDYVGFIKKIMKLMQHKYPSIKKLEVELRHVEEPITLPSRPSTGHLLFTLPPSEKVMWRSVSTDETVMGQVRELTVEKVLELIESAYPNPVTVVDIAKEHGWEPSAVESKLKELQEKGLVKSMDHGAFTRVVHEDTQVQVVKQMPTMASAKQPTIAIITAQYCEKLAVDSLIENKETFVRYTTVGTASTPTDTTDGIPRVICRFGESNVYTLGNIGTHRIVCTKLPTVGHTREAMTAAGNTTTRLLGTFQKVDFVFLVGVGGGVPHYTDYNKHVRLGDVVISHPTPLNKQYTYVYCESAKMNESGNYHFETKEYCPPNLGLQEIAATLKKQAENEAFSPWQTYMKEGLQNLVNQSEHDFNAPPPESDKLYMAIGERDVIEVSHPIAPQDSINKRTDGCSRIHLAPVASGRQVARDDQLRQKFATRFGALAFDAEMDAVVESILGNCRENFVVIRGIADYKDGTRIKEWQPYAALAAASVMKTIICAMDPPTND; translated from the exons ATGGGCGAGAAGACTG AGCACATCGTCATGACGCCAAAGTGCAAGACGGCAAACTCGACGACGTTGATAATCGAGAGACAGGCACTGGAACCCCCGACGGAGAACGGGAACGAGAACAACGTCCACGTCGCTGGGGGTGATCACAAGGGAATTGTCATCAACAAGCAAGCTGTGGCTG TGACAAATGGCGAGGTGCATCCTGCCCAACTGTGCCTGCAATTCAGAGTGTTCCTGGTGAGTGCGCAAACAGGGAAGCACACGCAGGAACAGAGGACTCTTCAATTCTGGTTCGTCGATACCCTCGCCGAGGTGGAACAGCCGAGCGTCGCGCAAGAATTTTTCAGAGAGCTTGTTACACCGCAGGAGTTTCCTCGAG ATTACGTgggatttattaaaaagataatgaaaTTGATGCAACATAAATATCccagtattaaaaaattggaagtGGAATTGAGGCACGTGGAAGAGCCGATCACCCTTCCAAGCAGGCCAT CTACTGGTCACTTACTATTCACACTTCCTCCCTCTGAGAAAGTTATGTGGAGATCAG TATCTACAGACGAAACCGTTATGGGTCAAGTGCGTGAGCTAACAGTAGAAAAAGTTCTGGAACTTATTGAGTCTGCCTATCCGAATCCAGTCACCGTGGTTGACATCGCGAA GGAACATGGATGGGAACCATCAGCTGTGGAGTCTAAATTAAAAGAACTTCAAGAGAAAGGGCTTGTTAAATCAATGGATCATGGGGCTTTCACACGTGTTGTCCATGAAGATACCCAAGTCCAA GTGGTGAAGCAGATGCCAACGATGGCAAGTGCGAAACAACCTACCATAGCTATCATTACAGCTCAATATTGTGAAAAACTTGCTGTGGATTCGTTGATCGAGAACAAGGAAACCTTCGTTCGCTACACCACTGTTG GTACCGCAAGTACACCGACAGACACGACAGACGGGATTCCGCGAGTGATATGCCGTTTTG GCGAATCAAATGTATATACTTTGGGCAATATCGGTACGCATCGGATTGTGTGCACTAAATTGCCAACTGTGGGACACACCAGGGAAGCAATGACCGCAGCTGGCAATACCACTACTAGATTGTTAG GTACATTCCAAAAGGTGGATTTCGTCTTTCTCGTTGGAGTTGGTGGTGGTGTCCCTCATTATACAGATTACAATAAACACGTGCGATTGGGCGATGTTGTGATATCGCATCCGACGCCGCTCAATAAGCAATATACGTACGTTTATTGCGAAAGTGCCAAGATGAACGAAAGTGGGAACTATCATTTTGAGACCAAGGAGTATTGCCCGCCGAATCTCGGTCTTCAAGAAATTGCAGCGACTCTCAAGAAACAG GCTGAAAACGAAGCGTTTTCGCCGTGGCAGACGTACATGAAAGAAGGTCTACAGAATCTGGTCAATCAATCGGAACATGATTTTAATGCTCCACCACCAGAATCTGATAAACTGTACATGGCTATTGGAGAGAGGGATGTCATCGAGGTATCTCATCCAATCGCTCCTCAAGACTCCATAAATAAGAG aaCTGATGGATGCTCCCGAATTCATCTGGCGCCAGTAGCATCCGGCCGACAAGTCGCGCGAGACGATCAACTTAGACAAAAGTTTGCGACCCGATTCGGCGCGCTCGCATTCGACGCGGAAATGGATGCTGTCGTAGAGAGTATCTTGGGCAATTGCCGTGAGAATTTCGTTGTAATTCGCGGGATTGCCGATTACAAAGACGGTACCCGTATCAAAGAATGGCAGCCTTATGCGGCGCTGGCGGCAGCCAGCGTAATGAAAACTATAATCTGTGCTATGGATCCACCGACTAATGACTAG
- the LOC139818808 gene encoding uncharacterized protein isoform X2 produces the protein MGEKTEHIVMTPKCKTANSTTLIIERQALEPPTENGNENNVHVAGGDHKGIVINKQAVAVTNGEVHPAQLCLQFRVFLVSAQTGKHTQEQRTLQFWFVDTLAEVEQPSVAQEFFRELVTPQEFPRDYVGFIKKIMKLMQHKYPSIKKLEVELRHVEEPITLPSRPLSTDETVMGQVRELTVEKVLELIESAYPNPVTVVDIAKEHGWEPSAVESKLKELQEKGLVKSMDHGAFTRVVHEDTQVQVVKQMPTMASAKQPTIAIITAQYCEKLAVDSLIENKETFVRYTTVGTASTPTDTTDGIPRVICRFGESNVYTLGNIGTHRIVCTKLPTVGHTREAMTAAGNTTTRLLGTFQKVDFVFLVGVGGGVPHYTDYNKHVRLGDVVISHPTPLNKQYTYVYCESAKMNESGNYHFETKEYCPPNLGLQEIAATLKKQAENEAFSPWQTYMKEGLQNLVNQSEHDFNAPPPESDKLYMAIGERDVIEVSHPIAPQDSINKRTDGCSRIHLAPVASGRQVARDDQLRQKFATRFGALAFDAEMDAVVESILGNCRENFVVIRGIADYKDGTRIKEWQPYAALAAASVMKTIICAMDPPTND, from the exons ATGGGCGAGAAGACTG AGCACATCGTCATGACGCCAAAGTGCAAGACGGCAAACTCGACGACGTTGATAATCGAGAGACAGGCACTGGAACCCCCGACGGAGAACGGGAACGAGAACAACGTCCACGTCGCTGGGGGTGATCACAAGGGAATTGTCATCAACAAGCAAGCTGTGGCTG TGACAAATGGCGAGGTGCATCCTGCCCAACTGTGCCTGCAATTCAGAGTGTTCCTGGTGAGTGCGCAAACAGGGAAGCACACGCAGGAACAGAGGACTCTTCAATTCTGGTTCGTCGATACCCTCGCCGAGGTGGAACAGCCGAGCGTCGCGCAAGAATTTTTCAGAGAGCTTGTTACACCGCAGGAGTTTCCTCGAG ATTACGTgggatttattaaaaagataatgaaaTTGATGCAACATAAATATCccagtattaaaaaattggaagtGGAATTGAGGCACGTGGAAGAGCCGATCACCCTTCCAAGCAGGCCAT TATCTACAGACGAAACCGTTATGGGTCAAGTGCGTGAGCTAACAGTAGAAAAAGTTCTGGAACTTATTGAGTCTGCCTATCCGAATCCAGTCACCGTGGTTGACATCGCGAA GGAACATGGATGGGAACCATCAGCTGTGGAGTCTAAATTAAAAGAACTTCAAGAGAAAGGGCTTGTTAAATCAATGGATCATGGGGCTTTCACACGTGTTGTCCATGAAGATACCCAAGTCCAA GTGGTGAAGCAGATGCCAACGATGGCAAGTGCGAAACAACCTACCATAGCTATCATTACAGCTCAATATTGTGAAAAACTTGCTGTGGATTCGTTGATCGAGAACAAGGAAACCTTCGTTCGCTACACCACTGTTG GTACCGCAAGTACACCGACAGACACGACAGACGGGATTCCGCGAGTGATATGCCGTTTTG GCGAATCAAATGTATATACTTTGGGCAATATCGGTACGCATCGGATTGTGTGCACTAAATTGCCAACTGTGGGACACACCAGGGAAGCAATGACCGCAGCTGGCAATACCACTACTAGATTGTTAG GTACATTCCAAAAGGTGGATTTCGTCTTTCTCGTTGGAGTTGGTGGTGGTGTCCCTCATTATACAGATTACAATAAACACGTGCGATTGGGCGATGTTGTGATATCGCATCCGACGCCGCTCAATAAGCAATATACGTACGTTTATTGCGAAAGTGCCAAGATGAACGAAAGTGGGAACTATCATTTTGAGACCAAGGAGTATTGCCCGCCGAATCTCGGTCTTCAAGAAATTGCAGCGACTCTCAAGAAACAG GCTGAAAACGAAGCGTTTTCGCCGTGGCAGACGTACATGAAAGAAGGTCTACAGAATCTGGTCAATCAATCGGAACATGATTTTAATGCTCCACCACCAGAATCTGATAAACTGTACATGGCTATTGGAGAGAGGGATGTCATCGAGGTATCTCATCCAATCGCTCCTCAAGACTCCATAAATAAGAG aaCTGATGGATGCTCCCGAATTCATCTGGCGCCAGTAGCATCCGGCCGACAAGTCGCGCGAGACGATCAACTTAGACAAAAGTTTGCGACCCGATTCGGCGCGCTCGCATTCGACGCGGAAATGGATGCTGTCGTAGAGAGTATCTTGGGCAATTGCCGTGAGAATTTCGTTGTAATTCGCGGGATTGCCGATTACAAAGACGGTACCCGTATCAAAGAATGGCAGCCTTATGCGGCGCTGGCGGCAGCCAGCGTAATGAAAACTATAATCTGTGCTATGGATCCACCGACTAATGACTAG
- the LOC139818808 gene encoding uncharacterized protein isoform X4 yields the protein MGEKTEHIVMTPKCKTANSTTLIIERQALEPPTENGNENNVHVAGGDHKGIVINKQAVAVTNGEVHPAQLCLQFRVFLVSAQTGKHTQEQRTLQFWFVDTLAEVEQPSVAQEFFRELVTPQEFPRDYVGFIKKIMKLMQHKYPSIKKLEVELRHVEEPITLPSRPLSTDETVMGQVRELTVEKVLELIESAYPNPVTVVDIAKEHGWEPSAVESKLKELQEKGLVKSMDHGAFTRVVHEDTQVQVVKQMPTMASAKQPTIAIITAQYCEKLAVDSLIENKETFVRYTTVGESNVYTLGNIGTHRIVCTKLPTVGHTREAMTAAGNTTTRLLGTFQKVDFVFLVGVGGGVPHYTDYNKHVRLGDVVISHPTPLNKQYTYVYCESAKMNESGNYHFETKEYCPPNLGLQEIAATLKKQAENEAFSPWQTYMKEGLQNLVNQSEHDFNAPPPESDKLYMAIGERDVIEVSHPIAPQDSINKRTDGCSRIHLAPVASGRQVARDDQLRQKFATRFGALAFDAEMDAVVESILGNCRENFVVIRGIADYKDGTRIKEWQPYAALAAASVMKTIICAMDPPTND from the exons ATGGGCGAGAAGACTG AGCACATCGTCATGACGCCAAAGTGCAAGACGGCAAACTCGACGACGTTGATAATCGAGAGACAGGCACTGGAACCCCCGACGGAGAACGGGAACGAGAACAACGTCCACGTCGCTGGGGGTGATCACAAGGGAATTGTCATCAACAAGCAAGCTGTGGCTG TGACAAATGGCGAGGTGCATCCTGCCCAACTGTGCCTGCAATTCAGAGTGTTCCTGGTGAGTGCGCAAACAGGGAAGCACACGCAGGAACAGAGGACTCTTCAATTCTGGTTCGTCGATACCCTCGCCGAGGTGGAACAGCCGAGCGTCGCGCAAGAATTTTTCAGAGAGCTTGTTACACCGCAGGAGTTTCCTCGAG ATTACGTgggatttattaaaaagataatgaaaTTGATGCAACATAAATATCccagtattaaaaaattggaagtGGAATTGAGGCACGTGGAAGAGCCGATCACCCTTCCAAGCAGGCCAT TATCTACAGACGAAACCGTTATGGGTCAAGTGCGTGAGCTAACAGTAGAAAAAGTTCTGGAACTTATTGAGTCTGCCTATCCGAATCCAGTCACCGTGGTTGACATCGCGAA GGAACATGGATGGGAACCATCAGCTGTGGAGTCTAAATTAAAAGAACTTCAAGAGAAAGGGCTTGTTAAATCAATGGATCATGGGGCTTTCACACGTGTTGTCCATGAAGATACCCAAGTCCAA GTGGTGAAGCAGATGCCAACGATGGCAAGTGCGAAACAACCTACCATAGCTATCATTACAGCTCAATATTGTGAAAAACTTGCTGTGGATTCGTTGATCGAGAACAAGGAAACCTTCGTTCGCTACACCACTGTTG GCGAATCAAATGTATATACTTTGGGCAATATCGGTACGCATCGGATTGTGTGCACTAAATTGCCAACTGTGGGACACACCAGGGAAGCAATGACCGCAGCTGGCAATACCACTACTAGATTGTTAG GTACATTCCAAAAGGTGGATTTCGTCTTTCTCGTTGGAGTTGGTGGTGGTGTCCCTCATTATACAGATTACAATAAACACGTGCGATTGGGCGATGTTGTGATATCGCATCCGACGCCGCTCAATAAGCAATATACGTACGTTTATTGCGAAAGTGCCAAGATGAACGAAAGTGGGAACTATCATTTTGAGACCAAGGAGTATTGCCCGCCGAATCTCGGTCTTCAAGAAATTGCAGCGACTCTCAAGAAACAG GCTGAAAACGAAGCGTTTTCGCCGTGGCAGACGTACATGAAAGAAGGTCTACAGAATCTGGTCAATCAATCGGAACATGATTTTAATGCTCCACCACCAGAATCTGATAAACTGTACATGGCTATTGGAGAGAGGGATGTCATCGAGGTATCTCATCCAATCGCTCCTCAAGACTCCATAAATAAGAG aaCTGATGGATGCTCCCGAATTCATCTGGCGCCAGTAGCATCCGGCCGACAAGTCGCGCGAGACGATCAACTTAGACAAAAGTTTGCGACCCGATTCGGCGCGCTCGCATTCGACGCGGAAATGGATGCTGTCGTAGAGAGTATCTTGGGCAATTGCCGTGAGAATTTCGTTGTAATTCGCGGGATTGCCGATTACAAAGACGGTACCCGTATCAAAGAATGGCAGCCTTATGCGGCGCTGGCGGCAGCCAGCGTAATGAAAACTATAATCTGTGCTATGGATCCACCGACTAATGACTAG